The following are from one region of the Candidatus Protochlamydia phocaeensis genome:
- a CDS encoding TrkH family potassium uptake protein — protein MFYREIFRILSSYLLLYTGILAVPFALALYYQFGLDPALHPQPHATWAFAYTMLICLFLAGLCTKVSSKTKGTLYRRESLATAVIIWIVTPLIGGLPFLFSGTLERFDQAFFEAASGFTTTGATVLEAKQYDQKGEETPIRRTYCGMQETTYVFYGNIAPVVNPLTGERLEGIEAVGKALLFWRSLMQWLGGMGILVLFVAFLPELGVNGKFLFQTESPGPIKETLTPRITETAFQLWKIYVGLTIIQILLLLTLDVRMPLLDAVTLSFSTLSTGGFSIHNDNIAYYHSAAVEWIVLAFMILGSLNFSFYYYILKGKFYRLFEPEFGLYLSLLLLLGGFVTWNLVGQPIIALSGENRGTYSFCEALRIGFFQLVSAQTSSGFFTTDYDNWPYSILTITLIVMYLGGMAGSTSGGIKIVRFYMLYEIIKAKIEAIFRPKTIRIVRLGQREIDNGAAISVLCFFALAIAFSVIGTFCYIVDGIDPETALGLTACMINNTGIAFRAAGPLSTLAFLSPFATYWSIFMMILGRLEFYAVLALLIPAFWKENG, from the coding sequence GTGTTCTATCGCGAAATTTTTAGGATTCTAAGTTCTTACTTGCTTCTCTATACAGGCATTTTGGCTGTTCCATTTGCCCTGGCACTTTATTATCAATTTGGCTTAGATCCTGCCTTGCACCCGCAGCCGCATGCGACGTGGGCTTTTGCGTATACCATGCTGATCTGCTTATTTTTAGCCGGCTTATGCACAAAAGTATCGAGCAAAACTAAAGGCACGCTTTATAGGCGCGAGTCTTTGGCAACAGCTGTCATCATCTGGATAGTGACTCCTTTAATTGGCGGGTTGCCTTTTCTTTTCTCCGGCACACTGGAGCGCTTTGATCAGGCCTTTTTTGAAGCGGCATCCGGTTTTACAACCACTGGAGCGACTGTCTTAGAAGCTAAGCAATACGACCAGAAAGGGGAAGAGACGCCTATTCGGCGCACCTATTGCGGCATGCAAGAGACAACATATGTCTTCTACGGAAACATTGCTCCCGTGGTCAATCCACTTACAGGCGAGCGTTTAGAGGGGATTGAGGCTGTTGGGAAGGCTCTTCTTTTTTGGCGCAGCCTCATGCAGTGGTTGGGAGGAATGGGCATTCTGGTCTTATTCGTCGCCTTTTTGCCTGAGCTGGGCGTAAATGGCAAATTCCTTTTTCAGACTGAATCCCCGGGTCCGATTAAGGAAACGCTCACTCCGCGCATTACGGAAACGGCCTTTCAACTTTGGAAAATTTATGTCGGGCTGACAATTATTCAAATTTTACTGCTGTTGACGCTCGATGTCCGCATGCCTTTGCTAGATGCGGTGACCCTTTCTTTTTCTACCCTTTCAACAGGCGGATTCAGCATTCACAACGATAATATCGCTTATTATCACAGCGCGGCTGTGGAATGGATCGTTCTAGCTTTTATGATTTTGGGAAGCCTCAACTTCTCCTTTTATTACTATATCCTAAAAGGAAAATTCTATCGCTTATTTGAGCCTGAATTTGGCTTATATTTGAGCCTGCTCCTTCTTTTGGGGGGATTTGTCACCTGGAATTTGGTCGGGCAGCCCATCATTGCGCTTTCAGGAGAGAATAGGGGGACTTATTCTTTTTGCGAAGCTTTGAGAATCGGCTTTTTTCAACTTGTCTCAGCCCAAACGTCTTCTGGATTCTTTACCACCGATTACGATAATTGGCCTTATTCCATTTTGACTATAACTCTGATTGTCATGTATTTAGGAGGGATGGCCGGTTCAACTTCCGGTGGAATTAAAATTGTCCGTTTCTATATGCTTTATGAAATTATTAAAGCCAAGATCGAAGCCATTTTCAGGCCGAAGACCATCCGCATCGTCCGTTTAGGGCAGCGTGAGATCGACAATGGAGCAGCCATTTCCGTCCTATGCTTCTTTGCCTTGGCAATTGCCTTTTCAGTCATTGGCACGTTTTGCTATATTGTCGATGGAATTGATCCCGAAACGGCCCTGGGGTTGACTGCTTGCATGATCAATAATACGGGAATCGCATTCCGAGCTGCGGGGCCGCTAAGCACATTGGCGTTTCTGTCGCCTTTTGCCACTTATTGGTCGATTTTTATGATGATTTTAGGCCGCTTAGAGTTTTATGCTGTGCTGGCCCTTTTGATACCCGCTTTTTGGAAGGAAAATGGATGA
- the trkA gene encoding Trk system potassium transporter TrkA: MNIVIIGAGNIGLYIASLLSKQKHNVILIDKNGAKLEELSWQMDVAIREGSGTDWQLLDDLLEIKPDLFLALTSEDEVNLVSCSLAKHLGYPRTIARVKDNRFLNRMRLDFARLFNVDYFIGPELLVAYDIYKHIISPDLLAFENFAHGDVQMRTIRVPPDWGLYHKKLSELRLPKGMMIGLIYRFDISGGAGAEPQIIFPHGTDHIFPGDEVTFIGEREQMASIHRFFGLSIKKVDSAVIVGGSLVGLNLAKILQEHQIHVRLIDHDQRKCLKLAEELPHCHIIHQDGTDLDFLLSEKVSQSDYFVMCTQSDEVNVLGGLVAKEAGCEKVAIVLSNNRFVPLVNRLGFVHIVSPKLAVANRIISLATSKAVMSLVSLYENEAEILEITVSLNSKIIGVPLAEIGPQLPKDFLIAMIQNRGRISIAKGDSIICPGDTVIVVSNPRHFQDLEKFF, from the coding sequence ATGAATATTGTGATCATTGGAGCGGGAAACATCGGCCTTTATATTGCCTCTTTGTTATCTAAACAAAAGCACAATGTGATTTTGATCGATAAAAATGGGGCCAAACTAGAAGAATTGTCTTGGCAGATGGATGTGGCCATTAGGGAGGGATCGGGAACAGACTGGCAGCTTCTCGATGATTTATTGGAGATCAAGCCCGATCTTTTTTTGGCTTTAACAAGTGAGGATGAAGTTAATCTGGTCTCTTGCTCGCTAGCCAAGCATTTAGGCTATCCACGCACGATTGCGCGGGTGAAGGATAATCGTTTTCTCAATCGCATGCGTTTGGATTTTGCCCGTCTTTTCAATGTCGATTATTTCATTGGGCCGGAGCTTCTCGTGGCTTATGATATTTATAAACATATTATTAGTCCTGATTTATTGGCTTTTGAAAATTTTGCCCATGGCGATGTGCAAATGCGCACAATCCGGGTTCCGCCGGATTGGGGACTCTATCATAAAAAGCTTTCGGAGCTGCGCCTGCCCAAAGGAATGATGATCGGATTAATTTACCGCTTTGACATAAGCGGTGGGGCGGGCGCAGAGCCGCAAATCATTTTTCCCCATGGAACAGACCATATTTTTCCGGGAGATGAAGTGACGTTCATTGGTGAGCGCGAACAGATGGCTTCGATCCACCGCTTTTTTGGCCTTTCTATTAAGAAAGTGGACAGCGCCGTTATTGTCGGAGGGTCGTTGGTCGGGCTCAATTTAGCCAAAATTTTGCAGGAGCATCAAATTCACGTGCGCTTGATTGATCATGATCAACGCAAGTGCTTGAAACTAGCGGAAGAGCTGCCCCATTGCCATATTATTCATCAAGATGGAACGGATTTGGATTTCCTTTTGTCAGAGAAAGTGAGCCAGTCCGATTATTTTGTCATGTGCACGCAAAGCGATGAAGTGAATGTGCTCGGAGGCTTGGTTGCTAAAGAGGCGGGTTGCGAGAAAGTGGCGATTGTTTTGTCCAATAATCGTTTTGTTCCGCTGGTCAACCGTCTAGGTTTTGTGCATATTGTCTCTCCTAAGCTAGCGGTTGCCAACCGGATCATTTCGCTTGCCACCTCCAAGGCTGTCATGTCTTTGGTTTCCCTCTATGAAAATGAAGCGGAAATTTTAGAGATTACCGTGTCCTTGAATTCAAAGATTATTGGAGTGCCATTGGCGGAAATTGGCCCGCAATTGCCTAAAGATTTCTTGATTGCCATGATTCAAAACAGGGGACGCATCTCCATTGCGAAAGGCGACAGCATTATTTGCCCTGGAGACACGGTGATCGTTGTGTCGAATCCTAGGCATTTTCAAGATCTGGAAAAATTCTTTTAA